Within Candidatus Manganitrophaceae bacterium, the genomic segment CGCAACAATCGCGTAGGACAGTTGTGCTGCCCTCCTGGGCAGATGCCCACGCAGGAGGAGGATGGGAAAGAGAAAGGCCAATGCCAGGGACAGGGGGTTATATTGAAGCAGGTTTTCGTTCCAGTACCAAAATCGGTGTTCTGTAAAGAACCATCCCAGTAGAAGCAGTGTCCCGACCAGGCCGCTTAAGAGTCCCCACAGGCTGCCCAGCAATCCCAGTCCCACGCGACTCCACCTGCATCCTTTTGTGGTGAAATGGCCCAGGACCGCAAAGCACAAGCCCAAAGAGAAACCGATTCCTGAAAAGATGAGTAGGAAGCTTTTAATTTCCGTCGGCTCCTTTATGCTCTTTGAATGGAAGATCTGTCGGTCTGATAGAACCAGAGGGGAGCCGTCTTCTAGCGCCACCGTATTCAGGTGACGCCTCAGCGCCATCGGGGTGAAGGTTTCTTCCCAGATTGAAATGTCCCGATCTCCTGGATTCCCGAGGACAAGCTGACTCGCGAGGTAGGCCATCGGTAAACCCTGGAGGAGTCGCCGGGTGTGGGAGCGAAAACTTTCTCCGGTCTCCTTTCCTTGTAAGGCCCTGGCGATCACGTCCCCGAGAACCTGATCGATTGCATCGCGCACGCGGGTGGAGCAATTGTCGAGGTAGTAATCGTAGCGGTAGGTCCGGCTTGCATCCGTGTCATTTTCTATCAGGAAGTGTGCGAGCTTGTTCTTCTGGTCTGTCGTCAGACTCAGTTTCTGGA encodes:
- a CDS encoding DUF4105 domain-containing protein; translated protein: MSTPRSPFGLWPCLSGDLTVYCQHFVLLGDHLKSILLALTIVLLNLTPDVLALAAEPGVPRDLLTPQAEVFLVTVGPGDLVWERFGHNGLVIRDKERGFNQIFHWGLFSFQSENFWPRYIRGEMLYAMGSIGADVFVQLNTESDRNVWVQKLSLTTDQKNKLAHFLIENDTDASRTYRYDYYLDNCSTRVRDAIDQVLGDVIARALQGKETGESFRSHTRRLLQGLPMAYLASQLVLGNPGDRDISIWEETFTPMALRRHLNTVALEDGSPLVLSDRQIFHSKSIKEPTEIKSFLLIFSGIGFSLGLCFAVLGHFTTKGCRWSRVGLGLLGSLWGLLSGLVGTLLLLGWFFTEHRFWYWNENLLQYNPLSLALAFLFPILLLRGHLPRRAAQLSYAIVALSVAGLLLQILPGFDQVNGEIIALTLPVHVGLSWAAGRTQSFIG